The following proteins come from a genomic window of Ornithinimicrobium cryptoxanthini:
- the gnd gene encoding phosphogluconate dehydrogenase (NAD(+)-dependent, decarboxylating) codes for MQLGMIGLGKMGANMRERLRKAGHEVVGFDLNPDVRDVDSLEVMVEALDAPRVVWVMVPHGEPTQQTVDHLGELLDEGDLVIEGGNSHFTDDIKHHAELAGKGIGYVDCGVSGGIWGITEGYGLMCGGETEWVEKAMPIFDALRPEGPREEGWVHAGDVGSGHYAKMVHNGIEYGLMHAYAEGFELLTAKDEVKDVKGVFQAWTRGTVVRSWLLDLMVKALDETPGLEGISEYTTDSGEGRWTLIEGIENAVPMPVLSAALFARFASRQENSPAMQAVAALRGEFGGHAVQMLDEEAPQVHHGAEPKHDEGAARPGAGADSAGDAADAGPTSGSGDTDGSGGDSAADAGPSSGSGDTDGSDGSNGDSNAGPQG; via the coding sequence ATGCAGCTGGGAATGATCGGCCTGGGCAAGATGGGCGCCAACATGCGCGAGCGTCTGCGCAAGGCCGGCCACGAGGTCGTGGGCTTCGACCTCAACCCAGACGTCCGTGACGTCGACAGCCTGGAGGTCATGGTCGAGGCGCTGGACGCCCCGCGCGTGGTCTGGGTCATGGTGCCGCACGGCGAGCCCACCCAGCAGACGGTGGACCACCTCGGCGAGCTGCTCGATGAGGGCGATCTGGTCATCGAGGGTGGCAACAGCCACTTCACCGACGACATCAAGCACCATGCCGAGCTGGCCGGCAAGGGGATCGGCTATGTCGACTGCGGCGTCTCCGGAGGCATCTGGGGCATCACGGAGGGCTATGGCCTGATGTGCGGCGGGGAGACGGAGTGGGTCGAGAAGGCGATGCCGATCTTCGACGCGCTCCGGCCTGAGGGACCGCGCGAGGAGGGCTGGGTGCACGCCGGCGACGTCGGCTCCGGGCACTACGCCAAGATGGTCCACAACGGCATCGAGTACGGCCTGATGCACGCCTATGCCGAGGGCTTTGAGCTGCTCACGGCCAAGGACGAGGTCAAGGACGTCAAGGGCGTCTTCCAGGCCTGGACCCGCGGCACGGTGGTCCGCTCCTGGCTGCTCGACCTGATGGTCAAGGCGCTGGACGAGACGCCGGGTCTGGAGGGGATCAGCGAATACACCACCGACTCCGGTGAGGGCCGCTGGACGCTGATCGAGGGCATCGAGAACGCCGTCCCGATGCCGGTGCTGAGCGCTGCGCTGTTTGCCCGCTTCGCCTCCCGCCAGGAGAACTCTCCCGCCATGCAGGCCGTCGCCGCGCTGCGTGGCGAGTTCGGGGGCCACGCCGTGCAGATGCTCGACGAGGAGGCACCCCAGGTCCACCACGGGGCCGAGCCCAAGCACGACGAGGGCGCCGCACGCCCCGGTGCCGGTGCGGACTCCGCCGGCGACGCGGCCGACGCAGGTCCCACCTCCGGCTCGGGCGACACCGACGGGTCCGGTGGTGACTCCGCCGCCGATGCCGGCCCCTCCTCGGGCTCGGGCGACACCGACGGCTCCGACGGGTCCAATGGTGACTCCAACGCCGGTCCGCAGGGCTAG
- the recF gene encoding DNA replication/repair protein RecF (All proteins in this family for which functions are known are DNA-binding proteins that assist the filamentation of RecA onto DNA for the initiation of recombination or recombinational repair.): protein MHLRHLSLIDFRSYHSAEVALAPGITTLLGRNGQGKTNLVEAAGFVATLGSHRVATDAPLVRHGAESAIVRAAVVRDGRETTVELEIVPGRANRARLNKSPLTRPRDVLGTLRTVLFAPEDLALVKGDPAERRRFLDDLLVARQPRWVGVRGDYDKALRQRNALLRSSQHLWRAGRRGVAEHRLAPGETVEQARASAEETLGVWDAQVAQVGASLTYARLRLLRDLTPYVAEAYATISDDTTPATATYRSSAEGSVAEAIAAGEVPDQEQLYAATLEVMQARRREEQERGVTLVGPHRDELVLALGELPAKGYASHGESWSIALALRLAAFRLLQHDVGTDPVLVLDDVFAELDTGRRERLAQLISTCEQVLITAAVPDDVPTWLSGRGVILDVVDGTVTPRGQERGAGEVSDPEPDAGDTETS from the coding sequence GTGCACCTGCGCCACCTGAGCCTGATCGACTTCCGGAGCTATCACAGCGCCGAGGTGGCCCTGGCCCCGGGCATCACCACGCTGCTGGGGCGCAACGGGCAGGGCAAGACCAACCTGGTGGAGGCCGCGGGGTTTGTCGCCACGCTGGGCAGTCACCGGGTGGCGACCGATGCTCCACTGGTCCGCCACGGTGCGGAGTCGGCGATCGTGCGCGCAGCAGTGGTCCGCGACGGGCGTGAGACCACCGTCGAGCTGGAGATCGTCCCCGGTCGCGCCAACCGTGCACGCCTGAACAAGTCACCGCTGACCCGTCCGCGGGATGTCCTCGGGACCCTGCGCACCGTGCTCTTCGCGCCCGAGGACCTGGCGCTGGTCAAGGGGGACCCGGCCGAGCGACGCCGCTTCCTCGACGACCTGCTGGTCGCCCGGCAACCGCGCTGGGTGGGCGTGCGCGGTGACTATGACAAGGCGCTGCGCCAGCGCAACGCCCTGCTGCGCTCGAGCCAGCACCTGTGGCGGGCGGGCCGCCGTGGGGTCGCCGAGCACCGGCTCGCTCCCGGTGAGACCGTTGAGCAGGCGCGGGCGTCGGCCGAGGAGACGCTGGGCGTCTGGGACGCACAGGTGGCCCAGGTCGGCGCCTCGCTGACCTATGCGAGGTTGCGTCTCCTGCGCGACCTGACCCCCTATGTCGCCGAGGCCTACGCCACCATCAGCGATGACACCACCCCGGCCACGGCGACCTATCGGTCCAGTGCCGAGGGGTCGGTCGCCGAGGCGATCGCCGCTGGTGAGGTGCCGGACCAGGAGCAGCTGTATGCCGCCACCCTGGAAGTCATGCAGGCGCGCCGCCGCGAGGAGCAGGAGCGCGGGGTCACCCTGGTGGGACCGCACCGCGACGAGCTGGTCCTCGCCCTCGGTGAGCTGCCGGCCAAGGGCTACGCGAGCCATGGTGAGTCGTGGTCGATCGCGCTCGCGCTGCGGCTCGCGGCGTTCCGGCTGCTGCAGCACGACGTCGGGACCGATCCAGTGCTCGTGCTCGACGACGTCTTTGCCGAGCTGGACACGGGCCGACGCGAGCGGCTGGCGCAGCTGATCTCGACCTGCGAACAGGTGCTGATCACCGCCGCGGTCCCGGACGACGTCCCCACCTGGCTGTCCGGGCGCGGGGTCATCCTGGACGTGGTCGACGGCACGGTGACCCCCCGCGGGCAGGAGCGCGGCGCCGGAGAGGTGAGTGACCCCGAGCCTGATGCGGGGGACACTGAGACGTCATGA
- a CDS encoding DUF721 domain-containing protein — MSDESTSGDSTSGGTGPEPVSAAADALARARANARAKGLRPGPADRRRTAGDALAERRSGTGDGAGRDPRLVGAEVERLVSSRGWDSEVQVGAVIGRWATIVGPEVAQHVQPLGFDASVLTVQADSTAWATQVRLLTHSILTRIEVEVGEGLVTEIVVRGPAAPSWRKGRLRAEGRGPRDTYG, encoded by the coding sequence ATGAGCGACGAGAGCACGAGCGGCGACAGCACGAGCGGGGGCACCGGGCCCGAGCCCGTCAGCGCGGCCGCCGACGCGTTGGCGCGGGCTCGCGCCAACGCTCGCGCCAAGGGTCTGCGCCCGGGCCCGGCCGACCGTCGGCGCACTGCGGGGGACGCTCTGGCGGAGCGCCGCTCGGGCACCGGCGACGGTGCCGGCCGGGACCCACGGCTCGTGGGGGCCGAAGTCGAGCGCCTCGTCAGCTCCCGCGGTTGGGACTCCGAGGTGCAGGTCGGTGCGGTCATCGGCCGTTGGGCCACAATCGTGGGACCCGAGGTGGCCCAGCACGTGCAGCCGCTCGGGTTCGACGCCAGCGTGCTCACCGTCCAAGCCGACTCGACAGCCTGGGCCACCCAGGTGCGCCTGCTGACCCACTCCATCCTGACCCGGATCGAGGTCGAGGTCGGCGAGGGGCTGGTCACCGAGATCGTCGTGCGTGGACCGGCCGCCCCGAGCTGGCGCAAGGGCCGGCTGCGGGCCGAGGGGCGAGGGCCGCGCGACACCTACGGCTGA
- the gyrB gene encoding DNA topoisomerase (ATP-hydrolyzing) subunit B, whose product MPELPEVTAQDGDPASLATESSYDANAIQVLEGLEAVRKRPGMYIGSTGERGLHHLVWEIIDNSVDEAMAGHADHIDVTILKGAGIRVVDNGRGIPTDIHPIEKKPAVELVLTQLHAGGKFGGSGYKVSGGLHGVGSSVVNALSEKFEVEVRQRGHVWRQTYKLGVPQAPLSQDEQIPADETGTTITYWPSTDIFETVSHDFETIRARVQQTAFLNKGLTITLTDERPIEVVRDIDAIEDDPIDGVGLEDVDATPDASPTGEALRKPLNYRYDNGLVDYVLHLNKSKKTETVHDEVIAFETEDKERMLAIEVAMQWTSSYSESVHTYANAVNTHEGGTHEEGFRAALTRLINDFARTNKLLREKDANLTGEDIREGLTAVISVKLGEPQFEGQTKTKLGNSEVRGFVQSAMTDELGHWLEAHPREAKEIVTKSVHAAAARMAARKAREATRRKGLLESGGLPGKLRDCQSNDPTISEVFIVEGDSAGGSAVRGRNPFNQAILPIRGKILNVEKARIDRVLNNQEVKALISGFGTGIGEDFDITRARYHKIVLMADADVDGMHIRTLLLTLLFRFMRPLIEHGYVYLAQPPLFRLKWSNAEHQFAYTDRERDALLAEGQTKGWRLPKDSGIQRYKGLGEMDYSELWETTMDPDHRVLLQVTLDDAAKADEVFSVLMGEDVEARRGFIQRNARDVRFLDI is encoded by the coding sequence ATGCCGGAGCTCCCCGAGGTGACAGCCCAGGACGGGGACCCGGCATCGTTGGCGACCGAGTCCTCCTATGACGCCAACGCCATCCAGGTGCTCGAGGGCCTGGAGGCCGTGCGCAAGCGGCCGGGTATGTATATCGGCTCCACCGGTGAGCGCGGTCTGCACCACCTGGTCTGGGAGATCATCGACAACTCCGTCGACGAGGCGATGGCCGGGCACGCCGACCACATCGACGTCACGATCCTCAAGGGCGCCGGGATCCGGGTCGTGGACAACGGCCGAGGCATCCCCACCGACATCCACCCGATCGAGAAGAAGCCGGCGGTCGAGCTGGTCCTGACCCAGCTGCACGCCGGCGGCAAGTTCGGTGGCTCGGGTTACAAGGTCTCTGGTGGCCTGCACGGTGTCGGCTCCTCCGTCGTCAACGCGCTCTCCGAGAAGTTCGAGGTCGAGGTCCGCCAGCGCGGGCACGTGTGGCGCCAGACCTACAAGCTGGGCGTCCCGCAGGCACCCCTGTCCCAGGACGAGCAGATCCCTGCCGACGAGACCGGCACGACGATCACCTACTGGCCCTCCACCGACATCTTCGAGACGGTCAGCCACGACTTCGAGACGATCCGCGCCCGCGTCCAGCAGACGGCCTTCCTCAACAAGGGCCTGACGATCACGCTGACCGACGAGCGACCGATCGAGGTCGTGCGTGACATCGACGCCATCGAGGACGACCCGATCGACGGGGTCGGCCTGGAAGACGTCGACGCCACACCCGATGCCTCCCCCACGGGCGAGGCGCTCCGCAAGCCGCTGAACTACCGCTATGACAACGGCCTGGTCGACTATGTCCTGCACCTCAACAAGTCCAAGAAGACCGAGACCGTCCACGACGAGGTCATCGCCTTCGAGACCGAGGACAAGGAGCGGATGCTGGCGATCGAGGTGGCGATGCAGTGGACGAGCTCCTACAGCGAGTCGGTCCACACCTATGCCAACGCGGTCAACACCCATGAGGGAGGCACGCACGAGGAGGGTTTCCGGGCGGCGCTGACCCGGTTGATCAACGACTTCGCACGCACCAACAAGCTGCTGCGCGAAAAGGACGCCAACCTCACCGGTGAGGACATCCGGGAGGGGCTGACGGCTGTCATCTCGGTCAAGCTCGGCGAGCCGCAGTTCGAGGGGCAGACCAAGACCAAGCTTGGCAACTCCGAGGTGAGGGGCTTTGTCCAGTCGGCGATGACCGACGAGCTCGGCCACTGGCTCGAGGCGCACCCCCGAGAGGCCAAGGAGATCGTCACCAAGTCGGTCCATGCCGCCGCGGCCCGCATGGCCGCACGCAAGGCCCGTGAGGCGACTCGCCGCAAGGGGCTGCTGGAGTCCGGCGGCCTGCCGGGCAAGCTGCGTGACTGCCAGAGCAACGACCCGACGATCTCCGAGGTGTTCATCGTCGAGGGCGACTCGGCCGGCGGCTCGGCCGTGCGCGGGCGCAACCCGTTCAATCAGGCGATCCTGCCGATCCGCGGCAAGATCCTCAACGTCGAGAAGGCCCGCATCGACCGGGTGCTGAACAACCAGGAGGTCAAGGCCCTGATCTCCGGCTTCGGCACCGGCATCGGTGAGGACTTCGACATCACCAGGGCGCGCTATCACAAGATCGTGCTGATGGCTGATGCCGACGTCGACGGCATGCACATCCGCACGCTGCTGCTGACCCTGCTGTTCCGGTTCATGCGCCCACTGATCGAGCACGGTTACGTCTATCTCGCGCAACCGCCACTCTTCCGGCTCAAGTGGTCCAACGCGGAGCACCAGTTCGCCTACACCGACCGTGAGCGCGACGCGCTGCTCGCCGAGGGCCAGACCAAGGGCTGGAGGCTGCCCAAGGACTCTGGCATCCAGCGTTACAAGGGTCTGGGCGAGATGGACTACTCCGAGCTGTGGGAGACCACGATGGACCCCGACCACCGGGTGCTACTCCAGGTGACCCTCGACGATGCCGCCAAGGCCGATGAGGTCTTCTCGGTGCTGATGGGTGAGGACGTCGAGGCACGGCGTGGCTTCATCCAGCGCAACGCCCGCGACGTGCGCTTCCTCGACATCTAG